The proteins below come from a single Iocasia fonsfrigidae genomic window:
- the cobS gene encoding adenosylcobinamide-GDP ribazoletransferase, translating to MTAFFFALSFLTRLPIIIKIEYNDRLPSRAMNFYPMVGAIIGLILILLDYLFSLSLPFSIRNILLLVFLIYLTGGLHLDGFIDTIDGIFSCREKEKILNIMHDSLIGSFGAVAIILLLILKYNLFMELTDDFRTPIFLLMPAISRFMAVVAAYNYPLAVSSKFAKEIKSYLTYKEAITAGIYLLIYFIVILYVFSFPIYITIIIFVFTYLVISIFLNYVVKLIDGLTGDVYGAVIEISEILVLLSFLAANRLIVI from the coding sequence ATGACAGCCTTTTTTTTTGCTTTGAGTTTTCTTACCAGGCTGCCCATAATAATAAAGATTGAATACAATGATAGACTACCGTCCAGGGCAATGAATTTTTACCCTATGGTGGGAGCTATTATTGGTTTGATATTAATTTTACTGGATTACCTTTTTTCCCTAAGTCTACCTTTCAGCATACGAAACATTTTACTTTTAGTTTTTTTAATCTATTTAACTGGTGGACTGCATCTGGATGGTTTTATTGATACAATTGATGGTATTTTTAGCTGTCGGGAGAAAGAAAAAATACTAAATATTATGCATGATAGTCTAATTGGTTCTTTTGGGGCAGTAGCAATAATCCTACTTTTAATACTTAAATATAACTTATTTATGGAATTAACTGATGATTTCAGGACACCCATATTTCTTTTAATGCCTGCGATCAGCCGGTTTATGGCTGTGGTGGCTGCCTATAATTATCCCCTGGCTGTTTCCAGTAAATTTGCTAAGGAAATTAAGTCTTATTTAACATATAAAGAGGCCATTACTGCAGGGATATATTTATTAATTTATTTTATAGTTATTTTATATGTTTTTTCTTTCCCTATTTATATAACAATAATAATCTTTGTTTTTACTTATCTAGTAATAAGTATTTTTCTTAATTATGTTGTAAAGTTAATTGATGGGTTAACTGGTGATGTCTATGGGGCAGTTATAGAGATTAGTGAGATATTGGTTTTACTTTCTTTTCTAGCTGCAAATCGCTTAATAGTCATCTAA
- a CDS encoding GHMP family kinase ATP-binding protein: MSRQATIRVPGSCGELVQGSIAGQDFLVSCPINLYSQVTVELSPLYQGIKVNKYVPRLVEAVQKTLIYLKQDGLGARVKIESDLLVGKGMASSTADITAAAAGVMLALDYPIDNQLIKEIALGIEPTDSIFLPGLQLFDHREGKLARYLGEAPLLDILIFTEMGKVDSTIFNQREDLGFLNYSKEGLVRQALNLIEKGIKKNKPELIGEGASLSSKAHQDILYKKGLEQLLGIIRGENGVYGVNIAHSGTLMGVLVNKQYPEEKLISIISREIPYLKYIRRAAIISGGIEGSK; encoded by the coding sequence ATGAGTAGACAGGCTACAATCAGGGTGCCGGGTAGTTGTGGTGAACTGGTACAGGGGAGTATTGCCGGTCAGGATTTTCTGGTTTCCTGTCCTATCAATCTCTATAGCCAGGTAACAGTAGAATTAAGTCCTTTATATCAAGGAATTAAAGTAAATAAATATGTCCCCAGGCTTGTTGAGGCTGTGCAAAAGACACTGATTTATTTGAAACAGGATGGTCTTGGGGCCAGGGTGAAGATAGAGTCCGACTTACTGGTAGGTAAGGGAATGGCCAGTAGTACAGCAGATATTACGGCTGCAGCGGCCGGAGTTATGCTGGCCCTGGATTATCCAATTGATAATCAGCTGATTAAAGAAATTGCCCTGGGGATTGAACCGACTGACAGCATTTTTCTGCCGGGGCTGCAGCTTTTTGATCACCGGGAAGGAAAACTAGCCAGATACCTGGGGGAAGCACCATTGCTAGATATTTTAATATTTACAGAAATGGGGAAAGTGGATTCTACTATTTTTAATCAGAGAGAAGACCTTGGTTTTTTAAATTATTCAAAAGAAGGATTGGTAAGACAGGCTTTGAATCTAATTGAAAAAGGGATTAAAAAAAATAAACCTGAACTTATTGGAGAGGGAGCAAGCCTAAGCAGTAAGGCCCATCAGGATATATTATACAAAAAAGGTCTGGAGCAACTTTTAGGGATTATAAGAGGAGAGAATGGGGTTTATGGTGTAAATATTGCTCATAGTGGTACTTTAATGGGGGTTTTAGTTAACAAACAATACCCTGAAGAAAAATTAATCTCTATAATATCCCGGGAGATACCGTACCTAAAGTACATCAGGAGGGCAGCAATAATTTCGGGGGGAATAGAAGGGAGTAAATAA
- a CDS encoding cobyric acid synthase: MIKEENNKLLIDNKTIMIQGTASDVGKSMVATALCRIFARNNFKVAPFKSWNMSLNSAVTAGGGEIGIAQVIQAEAAGVEPVVDMQPILVKPKGNGLSQVIVRGKPIGEMGQQKDSKYMRMALKNIELALNKLRENNDIVVMEGAGSPVEINVKDWDLANMKVAALFKSPVILVTDVARGGALAALVGTLRLMEKEERELVKGLIINRFRGDFDLLKPGLDFLEEYTGKPVLGVIPYLKDIRLPEEDSASLQLQGGKSTEQRDLKIGIIQLPHMSNFTDFSPLSLAKDVSLTYVSTPLQVRGLDLIIIPGTKSTTSDLEYIKNKGLAQEIQFSARKGVPVIGICGGYQMMGQFLYDPYHTEGEREEIRGLGLLPIKTNFLAEKTTHQVKAISRGGPLLLQGLEGEEMTAYEIHMGESSYTEQGNKSFIFNIFSRSDKCVKIEDGSLSENRLHFGTYLHGLFNNDILRNTLLNNLRLRKGLAPIKRSLSYQKGLIADYDQLADIVEDSLDMDLIYSMCSKKYI; the protein is encoded by the coding sequence ATGATCAAAGAGGAAAATAATAAGCTGCTTATAGATAATAAGACTATTATGATTCAGGGAACAGCCTCAGATGTCGGGAAAAGTATGGTTGCCACTGCTCTCTGCCGGATATTTGCTCGCAATAATTTTAAGGTAGCCCCTTTTAAGTCCTGGAATATGTCACTGAACTCGGCTGTTACAGCTGGAGGCGGAGAAATTGGTATTGCCCAGGTAATACAAGCTGAGGCAGCAGGAGTAGAACCTGTAGTGGATATGCAGCCTATTCTTGTTAAACCGAAAGGAAATGGATTAAGTCAGGTAATAGTGAGAGGCAAACCTATTGGTGAGATGGGACAGCAAAAAGATAGTAAATACATGAGAATGGCTCTAAAAAACATAGAGTTGGCCTTAAATAAACTCAGGGAAAATAATGATATTGTAGTAATGGAGGGTGCCGGGAGCCCTGTTGAGATTAATGTTAAAGACTGGGACCTGGCTAATATGAAGGTAGCAGCTTTATTTAAGAGCCCTGTGATCCTGGTAACAGATGTAGCTAGGGGAGGTGCCCTGGCCGCTCTGGTTGGCACCCTACGTTTAATGGAAAAAGAAGAACGGGAACTAGTTAAGGGGTTGATAATTAACCGCTTCCGCGGTGATTTTGACCTGCTTAAACCCGGGCTAGATTTCCTGGAAGAATATACCGGTAAACCAGTCCTGGGGGTAATCCCGTATTTGAAAGATATTAGGCTGCCAGAGGAGGATTCAGCTTCCTTGCAATTACAAGGAGGTAAATCTACTGAACAGAGAGACCTAAAAATTGGGATAATTCAACTGCCACATATGTCCAATTTTACTGATTTTTCTCCACTATCATTAGCTAAGGATGTTTCTTTAACATATGTAAGTACTCCTCTTCAAGTTAGGGGGCTTGACTTAATTATAATCCCTGGAACCAAGAGTACTACCTCTGATCTGGAATATATAAAAAACAAGGGTCTGGCTCAAGAGATTCAGTTTTCGGCCAGAAAGGGTGTCCCGGTAATAGGAATTTGTGGTGGCTATCAAATGATGGGCCAGTTTTTATATGACCCCTACCATACTGAGGGTGAAAGGGAAGAAATAAGGGGTTTAGGTTTACTGCCTATTAAAACAAATTTTTTAGCAGAAAAAACAACCCATCAGGTTAAAGCTATAAGCAGGGGAGGGCCTTTATTATTGCAGGGACTTGAAGGTGAGGAGATGACAGCTTATGAAATTCATATGGGAGAGAGTTCTTATACTGAGCAAGGGAATAAAAGTTTCATCTTTAATATTTTTTCTCGTTCAGATAAATGTGTTAAAATAGAAGATGGAAGTCTGTCTGAGAATAGACTGCACTTTGGGACTTATCTCCATGGTTTATTTAATAATGATATATTACGCAATACTTTACTTAATAATTTGAGGTTGAGAAAGGGATTGGCTCCTATCAAGCGTAGTCTTTCTTATCAAAAGGGTCTGATTGCTGATTATGATCAACTGGCTGATATTGTAGAGGATAGTCTTGATATGGATCTTATTTATAGTATGTGTTCGAAAAAATATATATAG
- a CDS encoding AIR synthase related protein: MKKIKAFQKMERDINLIELDKDNFLVIACDSAGGIGPKKHDRIKVPAELIGAFTARVALMEVISVAAEPLSIVDALAVEYNPTGEEILNGIKGELKRIGLDSQIAVNGSTEENIETSQTGIGVTVLGRVNRDKIKIAAGQPGDILIAVGLPMVGEEVLANQEKVADLPVLQQLLGFRGVHEIIPVGSKGLAYEAGILARSVGLRLKLRDDSELDLQKSAGPATSLLTAVEKDLFAPLKAAIAKPLTIIGELAEF; the protein is encoded by the coding sequence ATGAAAAAAATTAAGGCATTTCAAAAAATGGAACGGGATATAAATCTAATAGAACTGGATAAAGATAATTTTTTAGTGATTGCCTGTGATTCTGCTGGTGGTATTGGGCCTAAAAAACATGATCGGATAAAGGTTCCTGCTGAACTTATCGGTGCCTTTACAGCCCGGGTTGCTTTAATGGAGGTTATAAGTGTTGCTGCAGAGCCACTTAGTATTGTAGATGCCCTGGCAGTAGAATATAATCCTACTGGTGAAGAAATATTAAATGGTATCAAAGGAGAGCTTAAGAGGATAGGCCTGGACAGCCAGATAGCAGTTAATGGGAGTACAGAAGAGAATATTGAAACCTCTCAAACTGGTATTGGTGTTACTGTACTGGGAAGGGTTAATAGGGATAAAATAAAAATAGCTGCTGGACAGCCTGGTGATATATTAATAGCTGTTGGTTTACCAATGGTTGGGGAAGAGGTGCTGGCTAATCAGGAAAAAGTTGCAGATCTCCCAGTTTTGCAGCAACTACTTGGGTTTAGAGGTGTTCATGAAATAATCCCTGTTGGTTCAAAGGGATTGGCCTATGAGGCAGGTATCCTGGCCAGGTCAGTAGGGTTGAGACTCAAGTTGAGAGATGATAGTGAGCTAGATTTACAGAAATCTGCCGGCCCGGCTACTTCTTTACTGACTGCCGTAGAAAAGGATTTATTTGCCCCCTTAAAGGCAGCAATAGCTAAGCCTCTGACAATTATTGGGGAGCTAGCAGAGTTTTAA
- a CDS encoding GNAT family N-acetyltransferase, which produces MNLDKLYKLSKKDLDKSAQVLAKAFYDYPMFKCILGEKHNMENIEIFLRFLIKYAVLYGKAYGSSSEIEGILLFSSFKDYHFNLFRSLRSGALSLVKLGSDAGKKLNEFNNFSLKIHQEKVIGPHQYVILLGVDPEKQGQGFGSKLMYPMLKTAEKKGQPCYLETHSFKNVKIYEGFGFELISEDLVPGINIPHWSMLKK; this is translated from the coding sequence ATGAATCTTGATAAACTGTATAAATTAAGTAAGAAAGACCTTGATAAGAGTGCCCAAGTGTTAGCAAAGGCTTTTTATGACTACCCTATGTTTAAATGTATTTTAGGGGAAAAACATAATATGGAAAATATAGAGATTTTTCTTAGGTTTCTTATTAAATACGCAGTACTCTATGGAAAGGCATATGGTTCTTCCTCCGAAATTGAAGGGATACTATTATTTTCTAGTTTTAAAGATTATCATTTTAATCTTTTTCGTTCTTTAAGGTCTGGGGCTTTGTCACTTGTTAAATTAGGGTCAGATGCCGGGAAAAAGCTTAATGAATTTAATAATTTTTCTTTGAAAATACACCAGGAAAAGGTTATAGGTCCTCATCAATACGTAATATTACTTGGGGTTGACCCTGAGAAACAGGGACAGGGTTTTGGAAGTAAACTGATGTATCCAATGTTAAAAACAGCTGAAAAAAAGGGTCAGCCCTGTTACCTGGAAACACATAGTTTTAAAAATGTAAAGATTTATGAGGGATTTGGTTTTGAGCTTATTTCTGAAGATTTGGTGCCTGGTATTAATATCCCACACTGGTCGATGTTGAAAAAATAG
- the cobC gene encoding alpha-ribazole phosphatase has protein sequence MGKKLFLIRHGQTDWNFAHKYQGQCDIPLNKTGISQALSVASQLADENIDGIFSSDLQRAAVTAEKIAQYHQDIELKTMPALREIDFGQWEGLKYQEIEREYPVHLKKWSENPGEIIPPGGESLLELQTRVISQVEEICQENQGNNLVLVTHGGVIRALLTYILNMSVDYYWKIEVVHCAITIVKYYDGEFILSSLNCCSGKL, from the coding sequence ATGGGAAAGAAATTATTTCTAATCAGACATGGTCAGACTGACTGGAATTTTGCCCATAAATATCAGGGGCAGTGTGATATTCCCTTAAATAAAACAGGAATTTCCCAGGCTTTAAGTGTTGCAAGTCAATTAGCAGATGAGAATATTGATGGGATTTTTTCCAGTGATTTACAAAGAGCAGCTGTTACTGCGGAAAAAATTGCTCAATATCATCAGGATATAGAACTGAAGACCATGCCTGCCCTGCGGGAGATAGATTTTGGTCAATGGGAGGGTTTGAAATACCAGGAGATTGAAAGGGAATATCCAGTTCATTTAAAAAAATGGTCTGAAAATCCTGGGGAAATTATCCCACCTGGGGGAGAAAGCCTGCTGGAACTCCAGACCAGGGTAATATCCCAGGTGGAGGAGATTTGTCAGGAGAATCAGGGAAATAATCTTGTGCTGGTAACCCATGGGGGTGTTATCCGCGCCTTATTGACATATATTTTGAATATGTCAGTAGATTATTACTGGAAGATCGAGGTAGTTCACTGTGCAATTACTATTGTAAAGTACTATGATGGTGAATTTATTTTATCTTCTTTAAATTGTTGTAGTGGTAAATTATGA
- the cbiB gene encoding adenosylcobinamide-phosphate synthase CbiB, whose amino-acid sequence MIIIDYFLFLIMAIIIDLIIGDPLWITHPVVYIGRLISLLERIFRILAKSPGAQRIAGISEVLIVIVFTYLGTYFIIEFFYGLHYIVGIILSIYLLQSTIAIKGLVQAGNQIYGLLEQDKLSLAREAVNKIVGRDCDSLKEEGVVRAAIETLAENTSDGILAPIFFYLLGGVPLAMTYKAVNTLDSMLGYKNDRYRYYGWAAARLDDLVNLIPARITGICLCLAAGLTGQNLMRSCQIMFRDAAKHPSLNAGYPEGAVAGALGIRLGGINYYHGQASFRAYLGDKLREFKRQDIKIVNRMIYVSIIIFLLIVMVVIVFV is encoded by the coding sequence GTGATAATCATAGATTATTTCTTGTTTTTAATAATGGCTATTATAATTGATTTAATTATAGGAGACCCTTTATGGATAACTCACCCTGTTGTGTATATAGGCAGATTAATATCCTTACTGGAAAGAATTTTTAGGATTCTGGCCAAAAGTCCTGGAGCACAAAGGATTGCCGGTATCTCAGAGGTGTTAATAGTAATTGTTTTTACATATTTGGGGACTTATTTTATAATTGAATTTTTTTATGGCCTTCATTATATTGTCGGCATTATTCTTAGTATCTACTTATTACAGTCAACAATTGCTATTAAGGGACTAGTACAGGCTGGCAATCAGATTTATGGGCTCCTTGAACAGGATAAGCTTAGTTTGGCGAGAGAGGCCGTCAATAAGATTGTTGGACGGGATTGTGACAGTTTAAAGGAAGAAGGGGTAGTCAGGGCGGCTATTGAGACCCTGGCTGAAAACACTTCAGATGGTATCCTGGCCCCTATCTTTTTTTACTTACTGGGGGGTGTCCCACTGGCTATGACTTATAAAGCGGTTAATACACTTGATTCTATGCTGGGTTATAAAAATGATAGGTACAGGTATTATGGGTGGGCAGCTGCTAGACTGGATGATTTAGTCAACCTGATTCCGGCCAGGATTACTGGGATTTGTCTTTGTCTGGCTGCAGGTCTTACAGGTCAAAACTTAATGCGTTCTTGTCAGATTATGTTTAGGGATGCGGCTAAACACCCCAGTCTTAATGCAGGTTATCCTGAAGGGGCAGTTGCTGGAGCACTGGGGATAAGGCTTGGCGGAATAAATTATTACCACGGTCAGGCCAGTTTCAGGGCCTATTTAGGTGATAAACTGAGGGAGTTTAAGCGGCAGGATATAAAAATTGTTAATAGGATGATCTATGTAAGTATAATAATTTTTTTGTTGATAGTAATGGTTGTTATTGTTTTTGTTTAA
- a CDS encoding cobyric acid synthase, with the protein MTAKSIMIQGTGSDVGKSVITAGLCRLLVRDGYQVAPFKSQNMALNSFITRDGGEIGRAQAVQAEAARVVATVDMNPVLLKPNQDDNSQLIIHGQAVKNIKAKEYFSDQGKSLEAIEESLQRLVEEWEIIVMEGAGSPAEINLREYDLVNMKIAEMIDAPVILVADIDKGGVFASIVGTLELLTQEERERVKGIIINKFRGDQARFEGGIDFIEKYTGKPVLGVIPYLKDIKIPEEDSLAQDIQGDTDYQLDIVILYLPHISNFTDFDLLAAEPETRVRYLRELSEIGEPDLIIIPGSKNTIEDLQYLYSQGYIEVIRQKYRQGIPVLGICGGYQMLGRRVIDPAHVESSEEVVAGLGLLEMETVYAGEKISRQVKASINTDISFFKDLQGEVLTGYEIHHGRGRIDSDQNQLLKIMPWGDKGESFDDGLISDDGLVWGTYLHGIFDNDRFRRFFINYLRAKKGLRPLSSQYISSRRLREDAYDRFADLLEKNIVRAKLDRVIFG; encoded by the coding sequence ATGACTGCTAAATCTATTATGATACAGGGAACAGGTTCTGATGTGGGCAAAAGTGTCATTACAGCAGGTCTCTGTCGTTTGCTGGTTCGTGATGGTTACCAGGTGGCACCTTTCAAATCACAGAATATGGCTTTAAATTCTTTTATTACCAGGGATGGTGGTGAAATTGGCAGGGCCCAGGCTGTACAGGCTGAGGCAGCCAGGGTAGTAGCAACTGTTGATATGAATCCAGTCTTATTAAAGCCCAATCAGGATGATAATTCCCAGCTCATTATTCATGGCCAGGCAGTAAAGAATATAAAGGCTAAAGAGTATTTTTCAGACCAGGGAAAATCCTTAGAGGCGATTGAGGAGTCCCTGCAAAGGCTGGTCGAAGAGTGGGAAATTATTGTTATGGAAGGGGCAGGGAGTCCTGCTGAAATTAATCTGCGGGAATATGACCTGGTTAATATGAAAATAGCTGAAATGATAGATGCCCCGGTAATCCTGGTAGCTGATATTGATAAAGGAGGGGTTTTTGCCTCGATTGTAGGTACCCTGGAATTACTTACTCAGGAGGAGAGGGAGCGGGTAAAGGGAATTATAATTAATAAATTTCGCGGGGACCAGGCCCGTTTTGAAGGAGGGATAGACTTTATTGAAAAATATACCGGCAAACCAGTCCTGGGTGTTATCCCTTATTTGAAAGATATTAAGATACCCGAAGAAGACAGTCTTGCCCAGGATATCCAGGGTGATACTGATTACCAGCTTGATATTGTAATTCTATATCTACCCCACATTTCTAATTTTACTGATTTTGACCTGCTGGCTGCTGAACCTGAAACCAGGGTAAGGTATTTACGGGAGCTATCTGAGATAGGTGAACCAGACTTAATTATTATTCCCGGCAGCAAGAATACTATAGAGGATCTACAATATCTCTACAGTCAGGGTTATATTGAGGTCATCAGGCAAAAGTACAGACAGGGGATACCGGTGCTTGGTATTTGTGGTGGTTATCAGATGCTGGGGAGAAGGGTTATTGACCCTGCACATGTTGAATCCAGTGAAGAAGTTGTTGCTGGACTGGGTCTTCTGGAAATGGAAACAGTTTATGCTGGGGAAAAGATAAGCAGACAGGTTAAAGCCAGTATAAATACTGATATTTCTTTTTTTAAAGATTTACAGGGTGAGGTGCTAACAGGCTATGAGATCCACCACGGGAGGGGTCGTATTGATAGTGATCAAAATCAGTTGCTGAAGATTATGCCCTGGGGAGATAAGGGAGAGAGTTTCGATGATGGTTTGATAAGTGATGATGGTCTGGTCTGGGGTACTTATCTCCATGGGATATTTGATAATGACCGATTCCGAAGGTTTTTCATCAATTATCTAAGGGCAAAAAAGGGTTTACGCCCTTTAAGCAGCCAGTATATATCTTCCCGGCGTCTGCGGGAAGATGCCTATGATAGATTTGCTGACCTGTTGGAAAAAAATATAGTAAGAGCAAAACTGGACAGGGTAATTTTTGGGTGA
- the cobD gene encoding threonine-phosphate decarboxylase CobD: protein MEHYHGGNIAAAVKKYGLNKDSIIDFSANINFLGIPEIVVEGIRDNLHRLVHYPEPAAVSFKEIVAAKIGVDYNNVIAGNGAVDLIYQFVKVIKPATALVVEPTFSEYELAVKSIGAKVKHFNLSRDNSFIPEASRIKEEINGVELLFLCNPNNPTGQLLARHKIIDLLDYAVKQGVFLFIDEAFINFIDQPADYTVVKLVKDYERLFVLRSLTKLYAIPGLRLGYGIGNEKIIKEMEMARDPWSVNYLAQLAGELIFEDEDYYNLSRKKMAIERDYLYQGLCKIRDFIVYQPTANFIFIDLSKGKYNADELTDLLAEEGILIRNCKSYRGLGKDFIRVAVKSRQDNKILLKKLKKLYSGKYGIWVS from the coding sequence ATGGAACACTATCATGGAGGAAATATAGCAGCAGCAGTTAAAAAATATGGTTTAAATAAAGACTCTATTATTGATTTTAGTGCTAATATAAATTTTCTGGGGATACCAGAGATAGTTGTTGAGGGTATCAGGGATAACCTTCATCGGTTGGTACACTATCCAGAACCAGCTGCAGTTAGTTTTAAGGAGATTGTTGCAGCTAAGATAGGGGTAGATTATAATAATGTGATTGCCGGTAATGGGGCTGTTGATCTTATCTATCAGTTTGTTAAAGTAATAAAACCAGCTACTGCTCTGGTAGTAGAACCAACTTTTTCTGAATATGAATTGGCTGTCAAGAGTATTGGTGCTAAAGTAAAACACTTTAACCTGTCCAGGGATAATTCTTTTATACCGGAAGCTTCCAGGATTAAAGAAGAGATAAATGGAGTTGAACTTTTGTTTCTCTGTAATCCTAATAACCCTACAGGTCAACTATTGGCAAGGCATAAAATAATTGATTTACTGGATTATGCTGTTAAACAGGGCGTTTTCCTTTTCATTGATGAAGCCTTTATCAATTTTATTGACCAACCTGCTGATTATACAGTTGTGAAACTGGTTAAGGACTATGAGAGGCTCTTTGTGCTGCGTTCATTAACTAAATTGTATGCTATACCTGGTTTGAGATTGGGTTATGGGATAGGAAATGAGAAGATAATCAAAGAGATGGAAATGGCCCGTGACCCTTGGTCAGTTAATTATTTGGCCCAGTTAGCTGGGGAACTTATTTTTGAGGATGAGGACTATTATAATTTAAGCAGGAAGAAGATGGCTATAGAAAGGGATTACCTCTATCAGGGTTTATGTAAGATAAGAGACTTTATAGTCTATCAACCGACTGCAAATTTTATATTTATTGATCTTTCAAAGGGGAAATATAATGCAGATGAATTAACCGATTTGCTGGCTGAGGAGGGTATTCTTATTAGGAATTGTAAGAGTTATCGAGGGTTAGGAAAGGATTTTATCAGAGTAGCAGTTAAGAGTCGACAGGATAATAAAATTCTTTTGAAGAAACTGAAGAAACTATATTCTGGGAAGTATGGAATCTGGGTTTCTTAA
- the cobU gene encoding bifunctional adenosylcobinamide kinase/adenosylcobinamide-phosphate guanylyltransferase, translating to MITLVLGGARSGKSTFAEKIAYQKGRDMVSYLATAEAVDQEMSKRIKKHQEARPKTWQTIEEAYKLQDVFLSFPAGQVVLLDCLTIYISNILLKGNDNPSCHEEAIIVEELEGVINITREKNIDLIIVSNELGSGVVPVSKLGREFRDIAGRINQLIASEADEVYLCIAGLPVEIKEIGMRNLNKFKIQGDELI from the coding sequence GTGATTACTTTAGTACTGGGTGGGGCAAGGAGTGGGAAGAGTACTTTTGCTGAAAAAATAGCCTACCAAAAGGGTCGTGACATGGTAAGTTATCTGGCGACAGCAGAGGCGGTTGACCAGGAAATGTCTAAAAGGATCAAGAAACATCAGGAAGCAAGGCCTAAAACCTGGCAGACAATTGAAGAAGCCTATAAACTCCAGGATGTTTTTTTATCATTTCCAGCTGGTCAAGTTGTTCTCCTTGACTGTTTAACAATATATATTTCTAATATTTTATTAAAGGGAAATGATAATCCCTCCTGTCATGAAGAAGCTATTATTGTGGAAGAGTTGGAGGGGGTTATTAATATTACCCGGGAAAAGAATATTGACCTGATAATTGTTAGTAACGAACTTGGTTCTGGTGTAGTACCAGTTTCAAAGTTAGGTAGGGAATTTCGTGATATAGCAGGGAGGATTAATCAATTAATAGCCAGCGAGGCCGATGAAGTATATCTCTGTATAGCAGGTTTACCAGTTGAAATAAAGGAAATTGGCATGAGAAATTTAAATAAATTTAAAATACAGGGAGATGAACTTATATGA
- a CDS encoding ECF transporter S component → MSQNNIKRIVLLALMIALSAVGAYIIIPSPIGTVAFDSAPGYLASMIFGGGSGSIVLFLGHLLSAMKSGFPLGMLHLGIAVLMGVCGLVFAYLYNKANSLLAAVVAIILNGIVLDAVLIPFLGYHFFLSMFIPLLLGSAVNVVLAVVIHKILGERINLKKLRNQGSYHEKN, encoded by the coding sequence ATGAGTCAAAATAATATAAAAAGGATTGTTTTACTGGCATTGATGATAGCCTTAAGTGCAGTAGGGGCTTATATAATTATCCCTAGCCCAATTGGTACTGTTGCTTTTGATTCAGCACCAGGCTATCTGGCATCAATGATATTTGGTGGGGGTAGTGGTAGTATAGTTTTATTTCTGGGGCATCTGCTTTCTGCGATGAAGAGTGGATTCCCTCTGGGAATGCTCCACTTGGGGATTGCTGTTTTAATGGGTGTTTGCGGTTTGGTTTTTGCATATCTATATAATAAGGCTAATTCTTTACTGGCTGCTGTGGTAGCAATTATTTTAAATGGTATAGTACTTGATGCAGTATTGATACCTTTTTTGGGGTATCATTTTTTCTTATCAATGTTCATTCCGTTATTACTGGGTTCGGCTGTTAATGTAGTTCTGGCAGTAGTGATTCATAAAATATTGGGAGAAAGGATTAATTTAAAGAAACTAAGAAATCAAGGCAGCTATCATGAAAAAAATTAA